Proteins from one Juglans microcarpa x Juglans regia isolate MS1-56 chromosome 1S, Jm3101_v1.0, whole genome shotgun sequence genomic window:
- the LOC121246291 gene encoding uncharacterized protein LOC121246291, whose translation MAINCGAERWEHSKSEQDQVAEEDEDLSFCDLPVISYLTKDQDNQSREEEDDDAALDTDETQEEFDFSSRRGSLLKESEMCSADEVFFQGRILPLRLSVSSDAGSTGFRHESQKTSGRCISRSESLEHGSMGGFTSNSSSRSSSTRSRNSSSSTASSTNYTIKTRTSKQRVQNHFLTCPSPKPQIRFSTTKQGNQVTRSRNSSTWDYLRLGLVPTPEIGLQDLKLRRNSSVNKNSDIRNSSTLSSSRNSVVTSKNSAKNNIISGSRGEKSPRNPTKVEKQRRTPGFLEKRIGGLLNGCKCTDEAVSSNVVIIRSSNVASTYSESATHAKKEKLVLELKIKKNQEEKQLGKQAMSRHRTFEWLKELSHAELSP comes from the coding sequence ATGGCAATAAACTGTGGCGCAGAAAGATGGGAACATTCTAAATCAGAGCAAGATCAGGTagcagaagaagatgaagatttaTCATTCTGTGATCTTCCGGTCATTAGCTATTTGACCAAAGATCAAGACAATCAatcaagagaagaagaagatgatgatgctGCTTTGGATACTGATGAAACCCAAGAAGAGTTCGATTTCAGCTCAAGACGTGGCTCTCTGTTGAAAGAATCAGAAATGTGTTCGGCGGATGAGGTTTTCTTTCAAGGAAGAATCCTCCCACTACGCCTGTCGGTCAGCTCCGACGCCGGTTCAACCGGCTTCCGGCATGAAAGCCAAAAGACCTCCGGCCGGTGCATATCAAGGTCCGAGTCCTTGGAGCATGGTTCTATGGGTGGGTTTACtagcaacagcagcagcagaagCAGCAGTACCAGAAGTCGCAACTCGTCAAGCAGCACTGCCAGCTCTACCAATTATACGATCAAAACACGAACTTCAAAGCAACGAGTCCAAAACCATTTCCTTACATGCCCAAGTCCCAAGCCCCAGATCAGGTTTTCCACTACTAAACAAGGAAATCAAGTTACCAGAAGCCGGAATTCATCAACGTGGGACTATTTGCGGCTGGGATTGGTACCTACTCCTGAGATTGGACTGCAAGACCTTAAGCTTCGTAGAAACAGCAGTGTCAACAAAAATTCCGACATTCGCAATAGCAGTACTCTTAGTAGTAGTCGCAATAGTGTTGTTACTTCCAAAAACAGTGCTAAGAACAATATTATTAGTGGTAGTCGTGGAGAAAAGAGCCCGCGTAATCCTACGAAAGTGGAGAAGCAGAGGAGGACGCCGGGATTCTTGGAGAAGAGAATAGGAGGACTGTTGAATGGTTGTAAGTGTACAGACGAAGCAGTTTCGTCAAACGTTGTAATCATTAGGAGCAGTAATGTTGCGAGTACATACAGTGAAAGTGCAACGCAtgccaagaaagaaaaactgGTGTTGGAGttgaagataaaaaagaatCAAGAAGAAAAGCAGCTGGGAAAGCAAGCAATGTCACGCCATCGAACATTTGAATGGCTAAAGGAACTTTCGCATGCAGAGCTATCCCCCTGA